The region TTATCTCCCCCAAGAGTTCACATCGACGGGGAGGTTTGGCACCTCGATGTCGGCTCATCGCATCCTGGGGCTGAAGTAGGTCCCAAGGGTTTGGCTGTTCGCCAATTAAAGCGGTACGTGAGCTGGGTTTAGAACGTCGTGAGACAGTTCGGTCCCTATCTGCCGTGGGCGCAGGACAATTGAGGAGGGCTGTCCCTAGTACGAGAGGACCGGGATGGACGGACCTCTAGTGTACCGGTTGTCACGCCAGTGGCACGCGCCGGGTAGCTATGTTCGGAAAGGATAACCACTGAAAGCATCTAAGTGGGAAGCCTGCTCCAAGATGAGTTGTCCCGCCTGATAGCAATATTGGGCTAAGACCCCACGTAGACTACGTGGTTGATAGGCTGATGGTGTAAGCATAGTGATATGTTGAGCCTACCAGTACTAATAGGTCGAGAGGCTTGGCCATAAATCAAATAAACATATATAGTTGTCACTAAAATTTAGATGTGCGGCGGGCGTAGTTACCCGCCTCAAGAGAAACCAGATGGCTGACTTCTATGTGGGCGGCTATTAATGAAAAAGCATTTAAGGTTTCCCGGTGACCATAGCACGGAGGTAACACCCGTTCCCATCCCGAACACGGTAGTTAAGCTCTGTTACGCCGATGATACTGCAGGGGTGATTCTGTGGGAAAGTAGGTAGTCGCCGGGGTTAAGATGAAAGACCCGGAGATATATCTATCTCCGGGTCTTTTTTTAAAAATAGATATTGGAGGATCTGTGGGGGAAAATGGATGGCAAAGTCAACGCCGCATTTACAGTATAGATTCGTTCAAATCCATTGCAATGTTCGGAGTTATACTCCACCATACCAACTTTGGAGTGATGTGTAGTGCGCTAGGGGGAAACTGGGGGGCTATATATATTGCATGGAAACAGACATCCACTATCTATGTCCCTTTTTTTGCTATAGCTTCAGGATACTTCTTTGGTAAAAAAGTCTATCGCGGGGCTAATTTGAATGCAGTATTCGAGCTGTACGGGCGTAAGATGGTGAAGGTTTTTCTGTTCTGGTCGCTCGTGTATCTCATTTTTCCTTGTTTGGATGGTTTCTCGTTGAGAAATTGGGTCGTTCTTGTGCACTCCAGAATTCTGAGCATGATTGGTAATCCGGTCATTGCCTTGATCACTGGAGGGAGTGGTCCTCTGTGGTTCTTATTTTCCATAAGTATGAGCGCTTACATCGTAAAACTTTTCGGCGGGAGGAAACATGAGACAGGGCTTTTAATCTTTACTTTTGCGCTCTACCTTTTTTCGCTCCTTGTCAGGACATATTCTTTTCTGCCTGTGAAGTTGGGTATTGAAATAGATCTTTTAAAACCGGCTGGGATTGTCTGTTCACTGCCGGTGCTTTTTTCCATCGGGTGGTTTCTTTCCTCAAGGAAACCACCCTCGTTCCCATTAATCGCCATTCTTGCTGCTGTCACAGGCTACTGCTTTTATTTCATGGAGCACTATTTACTCAGGGCCAACATAAATCCATTAGGCAATCATAACCTCTTGAGCACCGTATTGATGGCAACGGGGTGTTTCATGGTACTTCTCTCATGGAGAAATATAGGTCGCAGCACCATAATG is a window of Syntrophobacterales bacterium DNA encoding:
- a CDS encoding acyltransferase, which produces MGENGWQSQRRIYSIDSFKSIAMFGVILHHTNFGVMCSALGGNWGAIYIAWKQTSTIYVPFFAIASGYFFGKKVYRGANLNAVFELYGRKMVKVFLFWSLVYLIFPCLDGFSLRNWVVLVHSRILSMIGNPVIALITGGSGPLWFLFSISMSAYIVKLFGGRKHETGLLIFTFALYLFSLLVRTYSFLPVKLGIEIDLLKPAGIVCSLPVLFSIGWFLSSRKPPSFPLIAILAAVTGYCFYFMEHYLLRANINPLGNHNLLSTVLMATGCFMVLLSWRNIGRSTIMPSIGKYTLGIYTSHMLFLDLLSPLRARLYNIPTEIACACVAYGAALFLVMTCAKNRYLKDYFV